One window of the Colletotrichum destructivum chromosome 6, complete sequence genome contains the following:
- a CDS encoding Putative proteasome component (PCI) domain, 26S Proteasome non-ATPase regulatory subunit 13: protein MNVDAIPDFLAEQRDEAPEELQHLVLDFENYWERKLWHQLTDALSQFFSHPGSKPQRLSFYKVFVLKFADKINQLKLVDLALKAATECKDDEERLAFLQGVAKKVDNENSQDALVYASVAVARVKLDLEDMDGARKELDTAERILDSFDSVETIVHAAFYDANANYYQRKMDFAAYYRNALLYLACIDINSLTAQERHRRALHLSIAALVSDTIYNFGELLLHPVLDALKGTQDEWFRDLLFAFNRGDLQGFEALSARMRSKPLLNENAGHLRQKIYLAALTEAVFRRPPHDRAMSFADIAQETKVRPNEIEHLIMKALSLGLLRGNIDQVDEVAHITWVQPKVLDMKQIGNMRQRLLDWDSQVNQLGNWIENAGGDVWAA, encoded by the exons ATGAACGTTGACGCAATCCCCGACTTCCTGGCGGAGCAGCGCGACGAGGCCCCCGAGGAGCTGCAGCATCTCGTTCTGGACTTCGAGAACTACTGGGAGCGGAAACTTTGGCACCAGCTTACCGATGCGCTTAGCCAGTTCTTCAGCCACCCGGGCAGCAAGCCCCAGCGACTGTCTTTCTACAAGGTCTTCGTTTTGAAGTTCGCGGACAAGATCAACCAGCTCAAGCTTGTCGACCTGGCCCTGAAGGCCGCCACGGAGTGCAAGG ATGACGAAGAGCGTCTGGCGTTCCTCCAGGGTGTTGCGAAGAAGGTCGACAACGAGAACTCACAAGATGCACTTGTGTATGCTTCTGTCGCGGTAGCCAGAGTAAAGCTGGATCTGGAGGATATGGACGGGGCTcgcaaggagctcgacacAGCCGAGAGAATACTGGATAGCTTCGACTCGGTTGAGACAATTGTCCACGCAGCATTTTACGATGCGAACGCGAACTACTACCAG CGCAAGATGGACTTCGCTGCCTACTACCGCAACGCCCTACTCTACCTTGCCTGCATCGACATCAACTCTCTCACAGCCCAGGAACGCCACAGGCGAGCTCTGCACCTTAGTATCGCCGCCTTGGTCTCGGACACCATTTACAACTTTGGCGAGTTGCTTCTGCAccccgtcctcgacgccctcaagGGCACCCAGGATGAGTGGTTCCGCGATCTGCTTTTCGCCTTCAACCGCGGCGATCTCCAGGGTTTCGAAGCCCTTTCGGCCCGCATGCGGTCCAAGCCCCTACTCAACGAGAACGCTGGGCATCTGCGTCAGAAGATCTACCTCGCGGCGCTCACCGAAGCCGTCTTCCGCCGGCCGCCCCACGACCGTGCCATGTCCTTCGCCGACATCGCCCAGGAGACCAAGGTGCGCCCCAACGAGATCGAGCACCTGATCATGAAGGCTCTGAGCTTAGGGCTCCTGCGCGGAAACATTGACCAGGTGGACGAGGTTGCGCACATCACCTGGGTTCAGCCCAAGGTGCTCGACATGAAGCAGATTGGTAACATGCGCCAGCGGCTGCTCGACTGGGACTCGCAGGTCAACCAGCTCGGCAACTGGATCGAGAATGCCGGCGGTGATGTGTGGGCGGCCTGA
- a CDS encoding Putative GPI transamidase component Gaa1 produces MAPLWAAIQTTTRGGACPFRPTLPKEDNPVFAIAQSCRRTACAMSRLISSALSLRRDPRILKLPPYLSLACILGGIAWLFLLPLNDYSRRTYISENALLPGQVHTYFGGSDQNVLRAYRQEVTSVRDKPNYEINDKLEGILKNVGLKVGRQNYTYESAGDIYTGENIYAILQAPRGDATEAIVLVAAWKTVDDRFNVNGVPLALTLARYFKRWSLWSKDIILLFPPDSRTGTQAWVDAYHDSHDSSRVSSLPLKSGALQGAIAIDFSQEYRFESIHIIYDGINGQLPNLDLINSVVNIAGGQMGMGTAIQEMWSHSDKYQDRLRTMLRGMLNQGLGHASGPHSSFIPYHVDAVTLQPFGEGWHDEMGMGRLVEGTFRSLNNLLEHLHQSFFFYLLMHKERFVSIGTYLPSAMILAASFTITAISLWVKSGQQEEGSGVTSTTTTSKTLIMPSQESAEGAITVSDSPTPSAPAVERDLFLPLGLVAICQFLGVVPLYIFNHMPASMLSGAYTTFALVNCALPFLVSSLLSSTYNPTVQQYQLIKSFSLLLLGMFLSALATLNFSLAFLVGVMASPLSFMRPWPSHPPVRWVCAASLQLASPTAALYSVSSYFNISIGEVLKEAAFGWDVWGMYTPVIIWGVWWPAWLMGSVIVLGQPAAKVKKSV; encoded by the exons atggCACCTCTCTGGGCCGCTATACAAACCACCACTCGTGGAGGAGCTTGTCCTTTCAGACCGACATTGCCCAAAGAAGACAACCCGGTTTTTGCAATAGCGCAGAGCTGCCGCAGAACAGCTTGCGCCATGTCGCGACTAATAT CTTCGGCTCTATCGTTGCGACGTGATCCACGCATCCTCAAGCTGCCACCCTACCTCTCGTTAGCATGCATTCTCGGCGGCATTGCATGGCTGTTTCTGCTTCCTCTCAACGACTACTCCCGACGAACATATATATCTGAGAACGCGCTGCTCCCTGGGCAAGTGCACACATACTTTGGGGGTAGCGACCAGAATGTCTTGCGGGCGTACAGGCAAGAGGTCACCTCTGTCAGGGACAAGCCCAATTACGA GATTAACGACAAACTCGAGGGCATTCTCAAAAACGTGGGACTGAAGGTTGGACGTCAGAATTACACATACGAATCagccggcgacatctacacGGGCGAGAACATTTACGCCATTCTCCAGGCTCCGCGCGGCGACGCCACAGAAGCAATCGTGCTGGTAGCTGCCTGGAAGACGGTCGACGACAGGTTCAATGTCAACGGCGTGCCGTTGGCTCTGACTCTCGCGCGATACTTCAAGCGGTGGTCCCTCTGGTCCAAGGACATCATACTCCTTTTCCCCCCGGACAGCAGGACAGGGACCCAGGCTTGGGTTGACGCCTACCACGACTCACACGACTCGTCCCGCGTGAGCTCTCTGCCCCTCAAGTCCGGCGCGCTGCAGGGCGCTATCGCCATCGACTTCTCACAGGAATACCGCTTCGAGTCTATCCACATCATCTACGACGGCATCAACGGCCAACTGCCGAATCTCGATCTCATCAATTCCGTCGTGAATATCGCAGGCGGGCAGATGGGTATGGGCACTGCGATCCAGGAGATGTGGTCGCACTCGGACAAGTACCAGGACCGACTCCGGACCATGCTTCGTGGCATGCTTAACCAAGGTCTTGGCCACGCCTCGGGCCCGCATAGCAGTTTTATCCCGTACCATGTTGACGCTGTCACTCTGCAGCCTTTTGGTGAAGGTTGGCACGACGAGATGGGTATGGGCCGCTTGGTCGAGGGTACGTTCCGCAGCCTGAACAACCTCCTTGAACACCTCCACCAGAGCTTCTTTTTTTACCTTCTCATGCATAAAGAGAGATTCGTCAGCATTGGCACGTACCTGCCCAGTGCCATGATTCTCGCCGCGAGCTTCACCATTACTGCCATCTCTTTGTGGGTGAAGAGTGGCCAGCAGGAAGAGGGTTCAGGCGTGACGAGCACAACAACCACATCCAAGACCCTGATTATGCCTTCACAAGAGTCTGCCGAAGGTGCTATAACTGTGTCAGActcaccaacaccatctgCACCAGCTGTCGAACGTGACTTGTTCCTTCCTTTGGGTCTAGTGGCCATCTGCCAGTTCCTGGGCGTTGTGCCGCTGTACATCTTCAACCACATGCCCGCAAGC ATGCTTTCGGGGGCCTACACGACCTTCGCGCTCGTCAACTGCGCCCTCCCTTTCCTTGTCTCCTCGCTGCTTTCCTCAACCTACAACCCAACCGTCCAGCAGTACCAGCTTATCAAGTCTTTTtccttgctgctgctcggcaTGTTTCTCTCCGCCCTGGCAACCCTCAATTTTTCCTTGGCCTTCCTCGTTGGCGTCATGGCTAGTCCGCTCTCCTTCATGCGACCCTGGCCGAGCCACCCACCCGTTCGCTGGGTCTGCGCTGCCTCCCTTCAACTCGCCTCTCCGACGGCGGCACTTTATTCCGTCTCATCATATTTCAACATTAGCATCGGCGAGGTTCTCAAGGAGGCTGCGTTCGGGTGGGACGTTTGGGGCATGTACACTCCCGTCATCATCTGGGGTGTATGGTGGCCCGCCTGGCTCATGGGGTCCGTTATTGTTCTTGGACAGCCAGCGGCCAAGGTGAAAAAATCTGTATAG